From Humisphaera borealis, the proteins below share one genomic window:
- a CDS encoding ABC transporter ATP-binding protein, with the protein MPVIRLTDIHKHYVVGEEQIRALDGVSLTVEQNEYVAIMGTSGSGKSTLMNILGCLDRPTHGTYELDGNDVTRMGAAALARVRNDRIGFIFQSFELMPRLTALKNVELPLLYSRTGWWGRSARARAALTKVRLADRMKHRPNQLSGGQRQRVAIARALINDPAILLADEPTGNLDSRTSDEILALFEDLHRSGQTIIMVTHEPDVARHAKRVVRMKDGRVLSDLSSEQDVRMNALPAMPISSK; encoded by the coding sequence GTGCCCGTCATCCGCCTGACCGACATCCACAAGCACTACGTCGTCGGCGAGGAGCAGATCCGCGCCCTCGATGGTGTCAGTCTGACTGTCGAGCAGAACGAGTACGTCGCGATCATGGGCACCAGCGGCTCGGGCAAGAGCACGCTGATGAACATCCTCGGCTGCCTCGACCGCCCGACGCACGGCACCTACGAGCTCGACGGCAATGACGTCACCCGCATGGGCGCTGCGGCACTCGCCCGCGTTCGCAATGACCGCATCGGCTTCATCTTCCAGAGCTTCGAACTGATGCCCCGTCTGACGGCGCTGAAGAATGTCGAGCTTCCCCTGCTCTACAGCCGCACCGGCTGGTGGGGGCGGTCGGCCCGCGCCAGGGCCGCGCTGACCAAGGTCCGCCTTGCCGATCGCATGAAGCACCGGCCCAACCAGCTATCCGGCGGTCAGCGGCAGAGGGTGGCGATCGCGCGGGCGCTGATCAACGACCCGGCGATCCTGCTCGCCGACGAACCGACCGGCAACCTCGACAGCCGAACGAGCGATGAGATCCTAGCGCTCTTCGAAGACCTGCACCGCTCGGGCCAGACGATCATCATGGTCACGCACGAGCCCGACGTGGCACGGCATGCCAAGCGCGTAGTTCGCATGAAGGACGGGCGGGTATTGAGCGACCTGTCGTCGGAGCAGGATGTCCGGATGAACGCACTCCCAGCGATGCCGATCTCCTCGAAATGA
- a CDS encoding efflux RND transporter periplasmic adaptor subunit: protein MSTPLKIAIIVIVCVLLVVGTLVGVGMVISRNAMANDTGQETVRVEPVVSGPLVEMISVPGEIQPRTKVSISSRVAARIAELPHIQGDTVRRTPPGTTQPSQDQLLVRLDAKDLESALRSAEARSKAQAAQLKVNELRIAAQRAQLNGTKAQLADAQRDMNKKRELAITKDISQSEADTAQAHYEDILAQYLGAQETLKSEEQNLQVLLHQQEASDADIAKARDELAYTVITSPIDGVITKLKAEVGEQVVPGIQGSVGSTIMEVADLSQMLMVARIDEANIAAVKPGQKATVRIQAYRDETFEGTVESVALAKADPTASNSRTTEGANYYEAKILLKTDGRRIPTGLNADADIETNRHSGIRVPSQSVLGRPVDQLPAEAKNAPEIEKDKAFVAIVYRYVNGKAVATPVKPGASDETHTLILSGLKAGDLIISGPYKALDTMTNGQEVKKQDVAPKIPAIMPATLPTTNPATMPATVPSTRPETSSLFILHPSSVILTT, encoded by the coding sequence GTGAGCACCCCATTGAAGATCGCCATCATAGTCATTGTGTGCGTCCTGCTGGTGGTCGGAACCCTGGTGGGCGTCGGCATGGTCATCAGTCGCAACGCGATGGCCAACGACACCGGCCAGGAGACGGTCCGGGTGGAGCCGGTCGTGTCGGGCCCGCTGGTCGAGATGATCAGCGTGCCCGGGGAAATCCAGCCGCGGACGAAGGTGTCGATCAGCTCGCGCGTGGCGGCGCGAATCGCCGAACTGCCGCACATCCAGGGTGACACCGTCCGACGAACCCCGCCGGGCACAACGCAGCCCAGCCAGGATCAGCTCCTGGTGCGGCTGGATGCGAAGGACCTGGAGTCGGCGTTGCGGTCGGCCGAAGCGCGATCCAAGGCGCAGGCGGCCCAATTGAAGGTGAACGAACTGCGGATCGCCGCCCAGCGGGCACAGCTCAATGGGACCAAGGCGCAACTGGCCGATGCCCAGCGCGACATGAACAAGAAGCGCGAGCTGGCGATAACGAAGGATATCTCGCAGTCGGAAGCCGACACCGCACAGGCCCATTACGAAGACATCCTTGCCCAATACCTGGGTGCGCAGGAGACACTGAAATCCGAGGAGCAGAACCTTCAGGTGCTGCTGCACCAGCAGGAAGCGTCCGACGCCGACATCGCCAAGGCCCGCGACGAACTGGCGTATACCGTCATCACGTCGCCGATCGACGGCGTGATCACGAAGCTGAAAGCGGAAGTTGGCGAGCAGGTGGTGCCGGGCATTCAGGGCAGCGTCGGGTCGACGATCATGGAAGTCGCCGACCTGTCGCAGATGCTGATGGTCGCGCGGATCGACGAAGCCAACATCGCCGCCGTCAAACCGGGGCAGAAGGCGACCGTCCGCATCCAGGCGTACCGGGACGAGACGTTCGAAGGCACGGTCGAATCCGTCGCGCTCGCCAAGGCCGATCCGACGGCTTCCAATTCGCGCACCACCGAAGGCGCGAACTATTACGAGGCGAAGATCCTGCTGAAGACCGACGGACGGCGCATCCCGACCGGCCTCAACGCCGACGCCGACATCGAAACCAACCGGCACAGCGGCATTCGTGTGCCGAGCCAGTCGGTGCTCGGCCGGCCGGTGGATCAGTTGCCTGCCGAGGCGAAGAACGCGCCGGAGATCGAGAAGGACAAGGCGTTCGTCGCGATCGTCTACCGATACGTCAACGGCAAGGCCGTCGCGACCCCCGTGAAGCCAGGGGCGAGCGATGAGACGCACACGCTGATCCTGTCGGGGCTGAAAGCCGGCGACCTGATCATCAGCGGCCCTTACAAGGCGCTCGATACGATGACCAACGGGCAGGAGGTCAAGAAGCAGGACGTCGCTCCCAAGATTCCCGCGATCATGCCGGCGACCCTGCCGACGACGAATCCCGCAACGATGCCCGCAACCGTCCCATCCACGCGACCCGAAACGTCGTCCCTGTTCATCCTTCACCCTTCATCCGTCATCCTTACGACTTAA